A stretch of Saccharomyces cerevisiae S288C chromosome IV, complete sequence DNA encodes these proteins:
- a CDS encoding uncharacterized protein (Protein with similarity to ABC transporter family members; lacks predicted membrane-spanning regions; transcriptionally activated by Yrm1p along with genes involved in multidrug resistance): protein MSTNKFVVRITNALFKSSLASNSPPVYPKRIRHFEILPNEKWVIWGPGKGKFLDVLNNKYICEPPLSLRFGFLKESSNILPRIEQVAFKGVMPTAHLSARYEYFKDDYDQTCKQFIFDKASGSNAVSYKVETNNRQINMELYNALVENLNLSSLQDRWVMGLSNGQMRRARLARSILKEPDLLLIDDPFLGLDPAAIATISQFLAKYDSIEVSGGCPIVIGLRYQDTIPAWCTHICCVDEKNGILFEGPIEKLQSKMDETRSRALKELEQLKKASNSKEDISINDLICIHPMYGKKEHEIIKMPHLIELDGLSVSYKGEAVLENLHWKVQPGSKWHIRGDNGSGKSTLLSLLTAEHPQSWNSRVIDNGVPRRTGKTNYFDLNSKIGMSSPELHAIFLKNAGGRLNIRESVATGYHEASSNNYLPIWKRLDKNSQEIVNMYLKYFGLDKDADSVLFEQLSVSDQKLVLFVRSLIKMPQILILDEAFSGMEVEPMMRCHEFLEEWPGTVLVVAHVAEETPKCAHYLRLISPGEYEIGDMEN, encoded by the coding sequence atgAGTACCAATAAGTTCGTTGTACGAATAACGAATGCGCTCTTCAAGTCATCACTGGCTAGCAACAGTCCACCTGTTTACCCTAAGAGGATTAGGCATTTCGAGATTTTACCCAACGAAAAATGGGTTATATGGGGACCTGGAAAGGGCAAGTTCTTGGATGTACTGAATAACAAGTATATTTGTGAGCCCCCATTATCTTTGAGGTTTGGATTTTTGAAGGAAAGTTCGAACATCCTGCCGAGGATAGAGCAAGTGGCCTTCAAAGGGGTTATGCCAACGGCTCATTTAAGTGCTAGATATGAATACTTCAAAGATGACTACGATCAAACCTGCAAACAGTTTATATTTGATAAGGCAAGCGGATCAAATGCTGTTTCATATAAAGTTGAGACGAACAATCGGCAAATAAACATGGAGCTGTACAATGCATTagttgaaaatttaaacCTCTCCAGTTTACAGGATAGGTGGGTAATGGGATTGAGTAATGGACAAATGAGGAGAGCAAGGTTAGCTCGTAGTATACTCAAGGAACCGGATCTACTACTTATTGACGACCCATTTTTAGGGTTGGATCCAGCCGCAATAGCAACCATTTCACAATTTTTAGCCAAATATGATAGTATAGAAGTCAGTGGCGGATGTCCAATCGTCATTGGTTTGAGGTATCAAGATACCATTCCAGCATGGTGTACTCATATATGTTGCGTTGATGAGAAAAACGGTATATTGTTTGAAGGCCCAATCGAAAAACTTCAAAGTAAAATGGATGAAACCAGATCAAGGGCACTAAAAGAACTAGAGCAGCTCAAAAAAGCGTCTAATTCCAAAGAGGACATTTCCATTAACGATTTGATTTGTATACATCCTATGTATGGCAAGAAAGAGCACgaaattatcaaaatgCCTCATCTTATAGAATTAGACGGGTTGAGCGTTTCATACAAAGGCGAAGCTGTTTTGGAAAATCTGCACTGGAAAGTTCAGCCGGGTTCGAAATGGCATATAAGAGGTGACAATGGGTCAGGTAAGTCGACCTTATTATCTTTGCTTACGGCGGAACATCCCCAATCGTGGAATTCGAGGGTGATAGATAATGGCGTCCCACGAAGAACAGGTAAAACAAACTACTTTGACCTAAACAGCAAAATAGGTATGTCATCACCCGAATTACAcgcaatttttttgaagaatgcTGGAGGAAGGCTAAACATTCGGGAAAGTGTTGCAACTGGCTATCATGAGGCGTCCTCCAACAATTACCTACCCATATGGAAGCGCTTGGACAAAAATAGCCAAGAAATAGTGAATATGTATCTGAAATATTTTGGCCTGGACAAAGACGCCGATAGTGTTTTATTTGAACAGTTGTCCGTAAGTGACCAGAAACTAGTCCTTTTTGTCAGGTCTTTAATTAAGATGCCGCAAATATTGATTCTCGATGAGGCATTTTCTGGAATGGAGGTAGAACCTATGATGCGTTGTCATGAATTTTTAGAGGAGTGGCCTGGAACAGTCCTTGTAGTGGCACACGTTGCCGAAGAGACACCAAAATGTGCCCATTACTTAAGGCTCATATCTCCTGGAGAGTATGAAATAGGCGATATGGAAAATTAA